A genomic window from Labrus bergylta chromosome 7, fLabBer1.1, whole genome shotgun sequence includes:
- the LOC136176954 gene encoding protein PML-like, giving the protein MQNSEQSLVFFDLETTGLDQSCEIVQLAAVSGGHSLNLYVVPRCRMQRGAAKVTGFRVRRHRLYLHRQLVLTNSLREVLVSFIAFLQMLERPLVVGHNIRRFDCRLLARALDELDLRAEFDSSISGCVDTLLLAREMLKDRDLKSFRQENLVRELLGVDYKAHDALEDVRALQALYSVLQPTPELIHRHRFTLDTMKNKPAVKAAKSKVACNPPQQRPLWEHFRKTVKLTGDKAEEHEEEPKG; this is encoded by the exons ATGCAAAACTCAGAACAGTCGctggttttctttgacttgGAGACAACTGGTCTGG ATCAGAGTTGTGAAATCGTCCAGCTGGCTGCGGTGAGCGGAGGTCACTCCCTCAATCTCTACGTCGTCCCTCGATGTCGGATGCAGCGAGGAGCCGCCAAAGTCACCGGCTTCAGGGTTCGCAGACACAGACTGTACCTCCATCGCCAGCTCGTCCTCACCAACTCCCTGAGAGAGGTCCTCGTCTCCTTCATAGCTTTCCTGCAAATGCTCGAACGCCCCCTTGTCGTCGGCCACAACATTCGGCGCTTTGACTGTCGCCTGCTGGCTCGAGCTCTGGACGAACTTGACCTCAGAGCAGAGTTTGACTCTTCGATCTCAGGCTGCGTCGACACTCTGCTGCTGGCTCGGGAGATGCTGAAGGACCGCGACCTCAAGAGTTTTCGACAGGAGAACCTGGTCAGGGAGTTACTGGGTGTGGACTACAAGGCCCATGATGCTTTGGAGGATGTGCGGGCATTACAGGCTCTGTACAGTGTGCTTCAGCCCACACCTGAGTTGATCCACAGGCACAGATTTACTCTGGACaccatgaaaaacaaacctgcCGTTAAAGCTGCTAAATCCAAAGTGGCCTGTAATCCTCCACAACAGCGCCCTCTGTGGGAGCACTTCAGAAAGACAGTGAAGCTCACAGGAGACAAAGCAGAGGAGCATGAGGAAGAACCTAAAGGATGA